A genomic stretch from Calidithermus timidus DSM 17022 includes:
- a CDS encoding ABC transporter substrate-binding protein yields MRKTAAFAVLASGMVAWGLWGTAQGNLTKATIIESWFIHAESIGDPVAVDKGFYKEAGLDVTVVPGGPGLSPIDRVMAEAKAGKLVLGIDYPYNLLEARQKQKLPLVIVAADFQESAMRILSWQPIAKPADIKGTFATWIGYDKPIKAVVGKGWEQQIQVVNQQGDPATLGGWLAKQYPFASAMIYNEVMVAEKQAKEKYYLYNYKDFGVDWPENVLFTTEDVLKKYPSEVRKFVQARYKGFRYALDNPQEAGKILAKYNPNLDIPFELAGLEQIRKIMVTPDTQKNGLGYVNTAKLQKMAQQLQAAGLLGSASLAGFVSAIPSGVK; encoded by the coding sequence ATGAGGAAGACGGCGGCATTCGCGGTGCTGGCATCGGGAATGGTGGCGTGGGGGCTTTGGGGCACGGCCCAGGGCAACCTGACCAAGGCCACCATCATCGAGTCGTGGTTCATCCACGCCGAATCCATCGGCGACCCCGTGGCGGTGGACAAGGGCTTCTACAAGGAGGCGGGCCTGGACGTGACGGTGGTGCCGGGTGGCCCTGGGCTCTCGCCCATCGACCGGGTGATGGCCGAGGCCAAGGCGGGAAAGCTGGTGCTGGGCATCGACTACCCCTACAACCTGCTCGAGGCCCGCCAGAAGCAGAAGCTGCCGCTGGTGATCGTGGCCGCCGACTTCCAGGAGTCGGCCATGCGCATCCTCTCCTGGCAGCCCATCGCCAAGCCCGCCGACATCAAGGGCACCTTCGCGACCTGGATCGGCTACGACAAGCCCATCAAAGCCGTGGTGGGCAAGGGCTGGGAGCAGCAGATCCAAGTCGTCAACCAGCAGGGCGACCCCGCCACGCTGGGTGGCTGGCTCGCCAAGCAGTACCCCTTCGCCTCGGCCATGATCTACAACGAGGTCATGGTGGCCGAGAAGCAGGCGAAGGAGAAGTACTACCTCTACAACTACAAGGACTTCGGCGTGGACTGGCCGGAGAACGTACTCTTCACCACCGAGGACGTGCTGAAGAAATATCCCAGCGAGGTTAGGAAGTTCGTGCAGGCCCGCTACAAGGGCTTCCGCTACGCGCTGGACAACCCGCAAGAGGCCGGGAAGATCCTGGCGAAGTACAACCCCAACCTCGACATCCCCTTCGAGCTGGCGGGCCTCGAGCAGATCAGGAAGATCATGGTCACACCCGACACCCAGAAGAACGGGCTCGGCTACGTCAACACCGCCAAGCTGCAGAAGATGGCCCAGCAGCTCCAGGCCGCCGGCCTGCTCGGCAGCGCCTCGCTCGCCGGCTTCGTCAGCGCCATTCCCAGCGGGGTGAAGTAA
- a CDS encoding ABC transporter permease, with amino-acid sequence MLARLRSPNLVPMLAVALVIAALYYPLMLLANVPVAQRALDSGAALECGSALECATQLRSPVLPSPQQLWRGFANLLFPLDSPNAIPLNAAVTALETLVGLALATVVGFFFAVGIVASRAFERSLLPWIVASQTVPIVAIAPMLVVLLGQYGVQGWIPKAIIAAYIAFFPITIGVAKGLRSPDPLSLDLMKTYNASSWQTYLKLRFPASLPYLFTAFKVAMTAALIGAIVAEISTISFQGIGKMLAENSRASDVVATWVIMIASAALGILLVALVGWLEKVVTPWKR; translated from the coding sequence ATGCTCGCCCGTCTGCGCTCGCCCAACCTCGTCCCCATGCTCGCGGTGGCCTTGGTCATCGCGGCGCTGTACTACCCGCTGATGCTCCTGGCCAACGTCCCGGTGGCCCAGCGGGCGCTCGACAGCGGCGCGGCGCTGGAGTGCGGCTCGGCCTTGGAGTGCGCCACCCAACTGCGCAGCCCCGTGTTGCCCTCGCCGCAGCAGCTTTGGAGGGGCTTCGCCAACCTGCTCTTCCCGCTGGACTCGCCCAACGCCATCCCCCTCAACGCCGCGGTGACGGCGCTCGAGACCCTGGTGGGGCTGGCCCTGGCGACGGTGGTGGGCTTTTTCTTCGCCGTCGGGATCGTGGCCTCGAGGGCCTTCGAGCGCTCGCTGCTGCCGTGGATCGTGGCCTCGCAGACCGTGCCCATCGTCGCCATCGCGCCCATGTTGGTGGTTTTGCTGGGTCAGTACGGGGTACAGGGCTGGATCCCCAAGGCCATCATCGCGGCCTACATCGCTTTTTTCCCCATCACCATCGGCGTGGCTAAGGGCCTGCGCAGCCCCGACCCGCTCTCCCTCGACCTGATGAAGACCTACAACGCCAGCAGTTGGCAGACCTACCTCAAGCTGCGCTTCCCGGCCTCGCTGCCCTACCTCTTCACCGCCTTCAAGGTGGCCATGACCGCCGCTTTGATCGGGGCCATCGTGGCCGAGATCTCCACCATCAGCTTTCAGGGCATCGGCAAGATGCTCGCCGAGAACTCCCGCGCCTCCGACGTGGTGGCGACCTGGGTCATCATGATCGCCTCGGCAGCGCTGGGCATTTTATTGGTAGCGCTGGTGGGGTGGCTCGAGAAGGTGGTGACGCCGTGGAAGCGCTGA
- a CDS encoding ABC transporter permease translates to MEALKVGRPSPAARPLPWLGVVAVGLGFALLALFIWSWWGRSDLAGTGQKLLILAGFAAAAYGVARVANFLAAVRTGPLVGFIPAGLTLALVLLTVEALLRAYQVPAGLIPTPTRVFATLWAVRDVLLQDAYQTVVLEAFTGYLVGCGLGVATALLVSRFVFLERGFLPYATAFSSIPIVALAPVLVKMMGLEWPSKAAIVAITVFFPVVVGTFRGLTEVSPLSLELMRSYAAGEAQQYRWLRIPNALPFIFNALKLGTTLAMIGSIVGEFFGAGGQGLGFRIQIEAGRFGFDIVWSAIIVASVVGIAWYGLVAWLERRMTGWHVSFRE, encoded by the coding sequence GTGGAAGCGCTGAAGGTGGGGCGCCCGTCGCCCGCGGCCCGCCCCTTGCCCTGGCTCGGCGTTGTGGCGGTGGGGCTGGGCTTCGCCCTGCTGGCGCTGTTCATCTGGAGCTGGTGGGGCCGCAGCGACCTCGCGGGGACGGGCCAGAAGCTGCTGATCCTGGCGGGCTTCGCGGCGGCGGCTTACGGGGTGGCCCGGGTCGCCAACTTCCTCGCGGCCGTCCGCACCGGCCCGCTCGTCGGCTTCATCCCGGCCGGGCTCACCCTGGCCCTGGTGCTCCTGACGGTCGAGGCCCTGCTGCGGGCGTACCAGGTGCCCGCGGGCCTGATCCCCACGCCCACGCGGGTCTTTGCCACGCTGTGGGCCGTGCGCGACGTGCTGTTGCAGGACGCCTACCAGACGGTGGTGCTCGAGGCCTTCACCGGCTACCTCGTCGGCTGCGGCCTGGGCGTGGCGACCGCGCTGCTGGTGAGCCGCTTCGTCTTCCTCGAGCGCGGCTTCTTGCCCTACGCCACCGCCTTCTCGAGCATCCCCATCGTGGCGCTGGCCCCGGTGCTGGTGAAGATGATGGGGCTGGAGTGGCCCTCCAAGGCCGCCATCGTCGCCATCACGGTGTTCTTCCCGGTGGTGGTGGGCACCTTCCGCGGCCTCACCGAGGTCAGCCCGCTCTCCCTCGAGCTCATGCGCTCCTACGCGGCGGGCGAGGCCCAGCAATACCGCTGGTTGCGCATCCCCAACGCCCTGCCCTTCATCTTCAACGCCCTCAAGCTCGGCACCACCCTGGCCATGATCGGCTCCATCGTGGGCGAGTTCTTCGGTGCAGGCGGCCAGGGGCTGGGCTTTCGCATCCAGATCGAGGCCGGGCGCTTCGGCTTCGACATCGTGTGGTCGGCCATCATCGTGGCCTCGGTCGTCGGCATCGCCTGGTACGGCCTGGTGGCCTGGCTGGAACGCCGAATGACCGGTTGGCACGTCTCGTTTAGGGAGTAG
- a CDS encoding ABC transporter substrate-binding protein, protein MRKWTVVLAVLVMGLASLGMAQQNLVKVNLQLKWFPQAQFAGFFVAKERGFFRAQGLDVTLLPAGDQSPIQVVQSGAADFGTTWIADLLVARERGIPVVHLAQIFQRSGFTLVALKSTGIKDLCKDLKGKSVGVWPSGNEYPAVALFRKCGLTSSLDPRAANPDVKAVSYPFDPSLVFPDKVQLVSAMTYNEVNQIAGLGYDESKVDVFKLADEGINLLEDLIFTTERVLNERNFKGSGLSGRQVAARLIKASLQGWDWAVKNQAETVEKYVLPFCGNTCKGSGSRADAKGHQTWQMAEIAKLYNAGATLKGWAGFLVPADFQASVKLLRDQGILTKDPPRQVVDYGPWEEATGKKAADYK, encoded by the coding sequence ATGAGGAAGTGGACGGTTGTATTGGCAGTGCTGGTGATGGGGCTCGCGTCGCTGGGGATGGCCCAGCAGAACCTGGTCAAGGTCAACCTGCAGCTCAAGTGGTTTCCCCAGGCGCAGTTCGCCGGCTTCTTCGTGGCGAAGGAACGGGGCTTCTTCCGCGCCCAGGGCCTCGACGTGACCCTGCTGCCCGCGGGCGACCAGTCGCCCATCCAGGTCGTGCAGTCGGGCGCCGCCGACTTCGGCACCACCTGGATCGCCGACCTGCTCGTCGCGCGCGAGCGCGGCATCCCCGTGGTGCACCTGGCCCAGATCTTTCAGCGCTCGGGCTTCACGCTGGTGGCGCTGAAGTCCACGGGCATCAAGGACCTGTGCAAGGACCTCAAGGGCAAGAGCGTGGGCGTGTGGCCCTCGGGCAACGAGTACCCGGCAGTGGCGCTGTTCCGCAAGTGCGGCCTCACCTCCTCGCTCGACCCTCGCGCCGCCAACCCCGACGTCAAGGCGGTGAGCTATCCCTTCGACCCCTCGCTGGTCTTCCCGGATAAGGTTCAACTGGTTTCGGCCATGACCTACAACGAGGTCAACCAGATCGCGGGCCTGGGTTACGACGAGAGCAAGGTGGACGTGTTCAAACTCGCCGACGAGGGCATCAACCTGCTCGAGGACCTCATCTTCACCACCGAGCGCGTGCTCAACGAGCGCAACTTCAAGGGCTCGGGCCTCAGCGGCCGCCAGGTCGCGGCCCGCCTGATCAAAGCTTCGTTGCAGGGCTGGGACTGGGCGGTGAAGAACCAGGCCGAGACCGTGGAGAAGTACGTGCTGCCCTTCTGCGGTAACACCTGCAAGGGCTCGGGCTCCCGCGCCGACGCCAAGGGCCACCAGACCTGGCAGATGGCCGAGATCGCCAAGCTCTACAATGCCGGAGCCACCCTCAAGGGCTGGGCCGGTTTCCTGGTCCCCGCCGACTTCCAGGCTTCGGTCAAGCTGCTGCGGGACCAGGGCATCCTCACCAAGGACCCGCCCCGCCAGGTTGTGGACTACGGCCCGTGGGAAGAGGCCACAGGCAAGAAGGCTGCCGACTACAAATAG
- a CDS encoding hydantoinase/carbamoylase family amidase: MLEPKRTIAELKELRSLTADENGAQRVAWTDTWLKAREWFSSKLEGLPVEFHQDAAGNNWVTLRGESEKALLIGGHLDSVPNGGWLDGCLNVMAGLEVLRRIAEEYRGKPPVTVRLVDWADEEGARFGRSLLGSSAFSGTLDPEAEKDRTDKDGIRLEDALRACGVEMDRMLEARSEQQNAAAYLELHIEQGPVLLDMDLPLGVVLGTFGVERHAIRFLGQAAHSGSTPMHKRKDAFLAAAKMAGEIYRITERNGGVSTIGSCVTKPGIVTSVVADCTITLDQRHLDAQALARLKAEAVEASQRFAREGGLSDPEWSLIWRIHPILFHPDLIEFCDQAIQEVAGRSHRLPSGPLHDAAEVARAGIPTVMMFTQSLYGLSHNKIEDTKEEHLELAVRALDRLADKTMRWIMRQ, translated from the coding sequence ATGCTCGAGCCCAAACGCACCATCGCCGAACTCAAGGAACTCCGCTCATTAACCGCCGACGAGAACGGGGCGCAGCGCGTAGCCTGGACGGATACTTGGCTCAAGGCCCGTGAGTGGTTTAGCTCAAAGCTCGAGGGGTTGCCGGTGGAGTTCCACCAAGATGCCGCCGGGAACAACTGGGTTACCCTGCGCGGGGAGAGCGAGAAAGCCTTGCTGATCGGCGGCCACCTGGACAGCGTGCCCAATGGGGGTTGGCTCGATGGCTGCCTCAACGTGATGGCGGGCCTCGAGGTGCTGCGCCGGATTGCCGAGGAATACCGAGGAAAACCGCCCGTCACGGTGCGCCTGGTGGACTGGGCCGACGAGGAGGGAGCCCGCTTTGGGCGCAGCCTCCTGGGTTCGTCGGCCTTTTCCGGCACCCTAGACCCCGAAGCTGAAAAAGACCGCACCGACAAAGACGGCATTCGCCTGGAGGATGCCCTGCGGGCTTGTGGGGTAGAGATGGACCGGATGCTGGAGGCGAGGTCTGAGCAGCAGAACGCCGCGGCCTACCTCGAGCTGCACATCGAGCAGGGCCCGGTGCTGCTGGATATGGATCTGCCGCTGGGCGTGGTGCTGGGCACCTTCGGGGTAGAGCGCCACGCCATCCGCTTTTTGGGCCAGGCCGCCCACTCCGGCTCCACGCCCATGCACAAGCGCAAGGACGCTTTCCTGGCCGCGGCGAAGATGGCGGGGGAGATCTACCGCATCACCGAGCGCAACGGCGGGGTGAGCACCATCGGCTCCTGCGTCACCAAGCCGGGCATCGTGACCAGCGTGGTGGCCGACTGCACCATCACCCTCGACCAGCGCCACTTAGACGCCCAGGCCCTGGCCCGGCTCAAGGCCGAAGCCGTGGAGGCCAGCCAACGCTTCGCCCGCGAGGGTGGGCTAAGCGATCCGGAGTGGAGTCTCATCTGGCGCATCCACCCCATCCTCTTCCACCCCGACCTCATCGAGTTCTGTGACCAAGCCATTCAGGAAGTCGCAGGCCGCTCTCACCGCCTGCCCAGCGGCCCCCTACACGACGCAGCCGAGGTAGCCCGCGCCGGCATCCCCACGGTGATGATGTTCACCCAGTCCCTCTACGGCCTCAGCCACAACAAGATTGAAGACACCAAGGAAGAGCACCTCGAGCTAGCGGTGCGGGCCCTTGACCGGTTGGCGGATAAAACGATGCGGTGGATCATGCGGCAATGA
- a CDS encoding PucR family transcriptional regulator — protein sequence MSLPTLRQILELPPFAGAELLAGHSRLDQVVTWVHVAEVMDAWRFLSGGELILSTGLELARATPEARVGYLRALAQAGAHGLALELVQWMQEVPAELLQTARLLEFPILAFRSEVRFADLTRAAHERILRPHVARGEEPLLESLLDALIETGRSQGFLQRQLGPLLSLPSRPRSTLLSTLEALLASQFNIAETARRLGVRRQSIYYRLEQLKGMLGDLDKVERRLGLWVALELLKR from the coding sequence ATGAGCCTGCCCACCTTGCGCCAGATCCTCGAGCTGCCCCCCTTCGCCGGGGCCGAACTGCTCGCCGGCCACTCTCGGTTGGACCAGGTCGTCACCTGGGTGCACGTCGCGGAGGTGATGGACGCCTGGCGCTTCTTGTCGGGGGGCGAGCTGATCTTGAGTACCGGCCTCGAGCTCGCCCGCGCTACCCCCGAGGCAAGGGTCGGCTACCTGCGCGCGCTGGCCCAGGCCGGGGCGCACGGGCTGGCCCTCGAGCTCGTCCAGTGGATGCAGGAGGTGCCCGCCGAACTGCTACAAACCGCCCGGCTGCTCGAGTTCCCCATCCTGGCTTTTCGCTCGGAGGTCCGCTTCGCCGACCTCACCCGCGCCGCCCACGAGCGCATCCTGCGCCCTCACGTGGCGAGGGGAGAGGAGCCCTTGCTCGAGTCCCTCCTGGACGCTTTGATCGAAACGGGCCGGAGCCAGGGATTCCTCCAGCGTCAGCTCGGCCCCCTCCTCTCCCTGCCCAGCCGCCCGCGCTCGACGCTGCTCTCGACGCTCGAGGCCCTGCTGGCTTCGCAGTTCAACATCGCCGAAACGGCCCGGCGGCTTGGGGTGCGGCGACAGAGCATCTACTACCGCCTCGAGCAGCTAAAGGGCATGTTGGGCGACCTAGACAAGGTCGAGCGCCGCTTGGGGCTGTGGGTGGCGCTCGAGCTGCTCAAGCGGTAA
- a CDS encoding aminotransferase class III-fold pyridoxal phosphate-dependent enzyme has product MERPSSEVIQENRDYTLFSWSVQSAANPIHMTRAQGVWFWDGDGNKWLDFSSQLININVGHQHPKVLEAIKRQVDELCFAGPSFATEPRGKLGKKLAEVTGLAKSFFTLGGAEANENAMKIARLYTGRDKIITRYRSYHGATMGSMTASGDPRRWPVEPGIPGIMRVFDPYCYRCPFGKTPDSCRRECVSHIEEVIQMEGPHTIAAILVEGITGSNGLLVPPDDYYPKLRALCDKYGILLITDEVMSGFGRTGKWLSTQHYGIKPDIVTCAKGLTSGYMPLGAVIVSQPIAEYFENNMLWGGLTYSGHPVSCAAAVANLSVYEEEHLFENTEAQGRYLAERLEAMKRKYACVGDVRYKGLFSVIELVRDKATKEPLAPFNGTSPEMQKLVAYVKSKHVYAFSRFNMLWVCPPLVINQEELKYGLDIIEEGLALVDKMLAAAPVLSSPATSP; this is encoded by the coding sequence ATGGAACGCCCCTCGTCGGAAGTCATCCAGGAGAACCGTGACTACACCCTCTTCTCCTGGTCGGTGCAGAGCGCGGCCAACCCCATTCACATGACACGTGCTCAGGGGGTGTGGTTCTGGGACGGCGACGGCAACAAGTGGCTCGACTTCAGCTCCCAGCTCATCAACATCAACGTGGGGCACCAGCACCCTAAGGTGCTCGAGGCCATCAAGCGTCAGGTCGATGAGCTCTGCTTCGCCGGGCCCTCCTTCGCCACCGAGCCGAGAGGCAAACTGGGCAAGAAGCTGGCCGAGGTCACGGGGCTGGCCAAGAGCTTTTTCACCCTGGGCGGGGCCGAGGCCAACGAGAACGCCATGAAGATCGCCCGGCTCTATACCGGGCGCGACAAGATCATCACCCGCTACCGCTCCTACCACGGGGCCACCATGGGCTCCATGACCGCCTCCGGCGACCCCCGCCGCTGGCCGGTGGAGCCCGGCATCCCCGGCATCATGCGGGTCTTCGACCCCTACTGCTACCGCTGTCCTTTTGGCAAGACCCCCGACTCCTGCCGCCGCGAGTGCGTGAGCCACATCGAAGAGGTCATCCAGATGGAGGGCCCGCACACCATCGCGGCGATCCTGGTGGAGGGCATCACCGGCTCCAACGGCCTGCTGGTCCCGCCGGACGATTACTACCCCAAGCTGCGGGCGCTGTGCGACAAGTACGGCATCCTGCTCATCACCGACGAGGTGATGTCGGGCTTTGGGCGCACGGGCAAGTGGCTCTCCACCCAGCACTACGGCATCAAGCCCGACATCGTCACCTGCGCCAAGGGCCTCACCAGCGGCTATATGCCCTTAGGAGCCGTGATCGTGAGCCAGCCCATCGCCGAGTACTTCGAGAACAACATGCTCTGGGGTGGTCTGACCTATTCGGGCCATCCGGTCTCCTGCGCGGCGGCGGTGGCCAACCTCTCGGTCTACGAAGAGGAGCACCTCTTCGAGAACACCGAGGCGCAGGGGCGCTACCTCGCCGAGCGCCTCGAGGCCATGAAGCGCAAGTACGCCTGCGTGGGTGACGTGCGCTACAAGGGGCTCTTTAGCGTGATAGAACTTGTGCGCGATAAGGCCACCAAGGAGCCGCTGGCCCCCTTCAACGGGACTTCCCCCGAGATGCAGAAGCTGGTAGCTTACGTCAAGTCCAAGCACGTCTACGCCTTCAGCCGCTTCAACATGCTGTGGGTCTGCCCGCCGCTGGTGATCAACCAGGAGGAGCTGAAGTACGGCCTGGACATCATCGAGGAGGGCTTGGCACTGGTAGATAAGATGCTTGCCGCAGCCCCGGTGCTCAGCTCGCCAGCAACATCACCTTGA
- a CDS encoding zinc-dependent alcohol dehydrogenase, translating to MHALIASPHQIDWVTAPQNTPQAGEALLQPLAVGICGSDLHVFEGQHPFVSYPVYPGHEVAARVVAVGPGVDPSWQGALVALEPSLTCGRCEACRSGRYNICEKLKVMGFQAPGAMAEHFVSPVQNLHRLPEGFDVELGAMIEPLAVAVHAVALTQLQGRKVAVLGAGTIGLLVGQVARAYGAAGVEVVDPLEPRRRVAEDLGLQAKTPDSAKYDVIFECVGSEKALESAIQGIRKGGTIVVVGVYGQPTTISAGLIQDWEISLKGSLMYTFHDYREAIRLFAGGQVQGRALITHRFALPQVQQAFGAALERGKALKVMLLAS from the coding sequence ATGCATGCCCTAATTGCGAGTCCCCATCAAATTGACTGGGTAACGGCCCCCCAAAACACCCCTCAAGCGGGCGAAGCGCTGCTTCAGCCCCTGGCAGTGGGTATCTGCGGCTCAGATCTCCACGTCTTCGAAGGGCAGCATCCCTTCGTGAGCTACCCCGTCTACCCCGGTCATGAGGTCGCTGCCAGGGTCGTTGCGGTGGGTCCGGGCGTTGATCCCTCTTGGCAAGGGGCCCTGGTGGCGCTCGAGCCCTCCCTCACCTGCGGGCGCTGCGAAGCATGCCGCAGCGGGCGGTATAACATCTGCGAGAAGCTCAAGGTAATGGGCTTTCAAGCTCCTGGCGCGATGGCAGAGCACTTCGTGAGCCCCGTCCAGAACCTTCACCGGCTACCCGAGGGCTTCGATGTCGAGCTGGGCGCGATGATCGAGCCCCTCGCGGTAGCTGTGCACGCCGTAGCCCTGACCCAGCTTCAAGGCAGAAAGGTGGCCGTGCTGGGCGCGGGCACCATCGGGCTGCTGGTCGGCCAGGTAGCCAGGGCCTATGGGGCCGCCGGCGTGGAAGTGGTAGACCCGCTCGAGCCCCGCCGTCGCGTGGCCGAAGACCTGGGGCTACAGGCCAAAACCCCCGACTCGGCGAAGTACGACGTAATCTTCGAGTGCGTGGGTAGCGAAAAAGCCCTCGAGTCCGCCATCCAGGGCATCCGCAAAGGTGGCACGATCGTTGTGGTGGGAGTATATGGCCAACCCACCACCATCAGCGCCGGGCTGATCCAGGACTGGGAGATCAGCCTCAAGGGCAGTCTGATGTACACCTTTCACGACTACCGGGAGGCCATTCGCCTCTTCGCCGGTGGACAGGTGCAGGGCAGAGCGCTCATCACCCACCGCTTCGCCTTGCCGCAGGTGCAGCAGGCGTTTGGCGCCGCACTAGAGCGGGGAAAGGCCCTCAAGGTGATGTTGCTGGCGAGCTGA
- a CDS encoding SDR family NAD(P)-dependent oxidoreductase: MVLEKFKLDHRVAVVTGGARGIGLAIATALAEAGASVVIAELEAAIGERSERELKARGLKAEFRPLDVTQSAQADALAKALFAEYGRVDILVNNAGICRNTPALETPDAEWLQIFDVNVNGVFWCSRAFGRVMVAQGSGSIINIASMSGLIVNKPQPQAAYNASKAAVAHLTRSLAAELAPFGVRVNAISPGYIGTEMTRRGLETPEWRRDWLGLTPLGRLGEPSEVATCAVFLASEASSYLTGSELVVDGGYTIW; encoded by the coding sequence ATGGTGCTGGAGAAGTTCAAGCTAGACCATCGGGTAGCCGTCGTCACCGGCGGGGCGCGGGGTATCGGCCTGGCCATCGCCACCGCCCTCGCCGAAGCCGGGGCCAGTGTGGTGATCGCCGAACTCGAGGCGGCGATCGGCGAGCGGAGCGAGCGTGAGCTGAAGGCCAGAGGGCTAAAAGCCGAATTCCGTCCCCTGGACGTGACCCAATCGGCCCAGGCCGATGCGCTGGCCAAAGCCCTTTTCGCCGAATACGGGCGGGTGGACATCCTGGTCAACAACGCCGGAATCTGCCGCAACACCCCCGCCCTGGAAACCCCCGATGCCGAATGGCTACAGATCTTCGACGTCAACGTCAACGGGGTCTTCTGGTGTAGCCGGGCCTTTGGCCGGGTGATGGTAGCCCAGGGCAGTGGCAGCATCATCAACATCGCTTCGATGTCCGGCCTCATCGTCAACAAACCCCAGCCCCAGGCGGCCTACAATGCCTCCAAGGCCGCGGTGGCTCACCTCACCCGTTCGCTGGCCGCCGAGCTAGCCCCCTTCGGGGTGCGGGTCAACGCCATCTCCCCCGGTTACATCGGCACCGAGATGACCAGGCGGGGCCTCGAGACGCCCGAGTGGCGCAGGGACTGGCTTGGCCTGACCCCCTTAGGAAGGCTGGGCGAGCCCTCGGAGGTTGCTACTTGTGCGGTGTTCTTGGCCTCGGAAGCCTCGAGCTATCTCACCGGAAGCGAGTTAGTGGTAGACGGCGGATACACGATCTGGTAG
- a CDS encoding zinc-dependent alcohol dehydrogenase family protein translates to MRAAVITQPRTLEVLEVPTPTPGPGQVRVRVSATGVCGTDLHLFDGHFHARFPLIPGHEIAGVIDQVGPGVSDLQEGQLVALDPVISCGQCWACRRGQRQHCLRFEALGVTQAGGFTQYVVAPATNAYPVQGLSAAEAAFAEPLGCVAWGIVRLRPEPGSNAVLFGAGPIGLLLMQALLVSGVTEVTVVDPVAERLALARSLGASHTVQSGPSMAQALCDLKPHGFDIVAEATGIPGVVEAMSQYAAVGGKLLIFGVAPEEATVRVSPYDLFQRDLSLIGSFSLNGTLPLALNWLESGRIQVKPLISHRMPLEDLHKALEYKEHPGMGNALKVLIVPEGEG, encoded by the coding sequence ATGCGTGCGGCGGTAATTACCCAACCCAGAACCCTCGAGGTGCTCGAGGTTCCCACCCCAACCCCTGGCCCCGGACAGGTGCGCGTCCGGGTGAGCGCCACCGGGGTCTGCGGCACCGATTTACACCTGTTCGACGGGCACTTCCACGCCCGCTTTCCCCTGATCCCCGGCCACGAGATCGCAGGGGTGATCGACCAGGTGGGCCCCGGCGTCAGCGATCTGCAAGAAGGCCAGCTCGTCGCGCTGGACCCGGTGATCTCCTGCGGGCAGTGTTGGGCCTGCCGACGGGGACAACGTCAGCACTGCCTGCGCTTTGAGGCTTTGGGAGTGACCCAAGCCGGGGGCTTCACCCAATACGTCGTGGCTCCGGCCACCAACGCCTATCCCGTACAGGGCCTCAGCGCCGCCGAAGCCGCTTTTGCCGAGCCACTGGGCTGCGTGGCCTGGGGCATCGTGCGCCTGCGCCCCGAACCCGGCAGCAACGCCGTGCTCTTCGGCGCTGGCCCCATCGGCCTGCTGCTGATGCAGGCCCTGCTGGTTTCAGGGGTGACGGAGGTAACGGTCGTCGATCCCGTAGCCGAACGGCTGGCGCTGGCAAGGAGCCTGGGAGCAAGCCACACCGTACAGAGTGGCCCGTCCATGGCCCAAGCCCTATGCGACTTAAAGCCCCACGGCTTTGACATCGTCGCTGAGGCCACCGGTATACCTGGCGTGGTGGAGGCCATGTCCCAGTACGCCGCCGTAGGAGGCAAGCTGCTGATCTTCGGCGTAGCCCCCGAGGAAGCTACCGTGCGCGTGAGCCCCTACGATCTCTTCCAGCGCGACCTCAGCCTAATCGGCAGCTTCTCGCTCAACGGAACCCTCCCCCTGGCCCTGAACTGGCTCGAGAGCGGACGGATCCAGGTGAAACCCCTCATCAGCCATCGCATGCCCCTCGAGGACTTGCACAAAGCCCTGGAGTACAAGGAGCACCCCGGCATGGGAAACGCTCTGAAGGTGCTGATCGTTCCTGAGGGGGAAGGGTAG